The Vagococcus penaei genome includes the window TGTAACATGCTCTAGTCACAAAGAAGTAGCTCAGGCTATAAAGGATATGGTAACACAAAGTGCAGGTCCATATACTGCTGCTGGAATGGGAATGGCACTAGCAGCTTATGAATGCCGTGAGAAAGCCACTGTAGAACAGTTAAATTATTTACAGCAAGCCGCAAAAACAATCGGAATGGCGAGACCAACCACTGCTAATCGCATGTTACAAATTACTAATACTTGTGTTGCATTAGCTAATAATGCTCTTCTTAATGGAAAAAGCCCTATTTCGGCGATAGTAAACGGTACAATTGATTCGTTAAATCGTCGTTATACAATTATGGATAAGGTCGGACACTATCTATTAAAACAAGTTCCAAGAGGAGGAACTATTTTAACACAATGTTTCGGTGAAACAATTATTGGAACTTTACTAAGAGCAGCAAAAAGTAAAAATCATGATATGAAAGTTTATTGTGCAGAAACGAGACCCTATTTACAAGGAGCACGCTTAACTGCAAGTTGTGCTCAGGATTTAGGATTTGACACAACCGTTATAACGGATAATATGGTAGCTTACGCTATGGAAAATAAAGAAATTAGTTTGTTTACTTCTGCAGCTGATACCATTGCTCGGGATGGTCATATTGCTAACAAAATTGGTACAAACCAAATAGCCATTTTGGCGCAGTTTTATCAGATTCCTTATTTTGTTACAGGCATTCCAGATCAAGATAAATTCGGTCGTCAGGATATAATTATTGAGGAAAGAGATCCACAACAAGTATTGGAATGTCGCGGTATAAAGAACACATTGCCTGGGGTGAAAGGAATTTACCCTTCATTTGATATTACACCACCTAATCGAATTAGTGGTATTGTGACAGATAAAGGTATTTATGCGCCTTATGATTTATCAAGCTATTTTGATACCAAAGCAGTGCAATTTTATTAGATTATGGATGGAGTTGTTTCTTAATGAAGTATTTAGAGTTACGTAAAAATTTAGTTGATTATGGTAAGAAAATGATAACAGATAGTCTAACTACAGGTACTGGGGGTAATTTAAGTTTATTTATTCGCGAGGATGAGGTGATGTTAATCACTCCAAGTGGAATTCCTTATCATGAAACGACACCGTCTGACATTGTTTTAATGACTTTAGATGGAACCATTATCGATAGCCATCGTACACCATCAAGTGAATATGATATGCACCGTATATTTTATCAAAAGTCACCTAAAATTAATGCTGTCGTTCATACACATTCTGAGTATGCAACGGTTTTTGCTTGTTTGCAAGAAGAAATAATGCCACTACATTATATAATTGGTTCAATTGGTAAAAAAGTTCGTTGTTGCCCTTATGAAACATTTGGAACTCCTGAACTAGCAGAAGTTGCTTACGAAACAATAGGAACAGATAAAGGGCTCCTTTTGGGTAATCATGGAACAATAGCCGTAGGGGAGAATTTAAAAGATGCCTTTTCAGTTGCTAAAGATATAGAGTTTATGGCTAAATTATATTATCGCGCGCGTTCAATTGGTGAACCTGTTTTATTAACAGATAGTCAATTAGAGGATGTCATCGATAAGTTTGATACTTATGGGCAATTACGAACTTACGGACAAAAATAATTTACACACTGTAGTATAGTAGGGGTTAATTATAACTAATTTTAAAAGGTTAGTTATGATTAACCTTTTAATTTGAATTGAAAAAGAATTTTTGAAATTAGTTCCCATAATTTTTAGGTGTTTGAGTTAATGGATTTCAGTCACATTAAAATAAAAATACGATTAACTGAGATATGATCATAGCTTAATTTTTAAAGTGTCTTTTAATTTTAAAGTGTCTATTATATACTAAGATAGTGAATAGTTTTACTTGATGCTGATTTGACATACAATTATTAGAGGAGAATACAAATATGAGTAAAAAAAAGAGGCAAGCAATTATTAAACGTTTAATTAGTGAAAATGATATTTCTAAACAAAGTGAACTGATGGAACTACTGGAAAAAGAAGATATACAAACAACGCAAGCAACAATTTCTAGAGACATACGTGAGTTAAATATTATTAAAAATCATAACGATAAAAATAAATCATATTATCGGTTGCTAAATAATTCTGTTTTAGGTAAAAATAAGTTGACTGATGAGGAACGTTTAATTAATGCAATTGTCGAAACAGGTGTATCATTACGGCAAATCGAATTTACCAATTTGTTAACAGTTTTACCTGGAAATGGTCAAGTTGTCGGTGTTTTAATTGATAGTATTAGAACAAATTTTACAGAAATTGTGGGTTGTGTAGCTGGTGATGATACCATTTTAATTTTATCTGAGAATAAAGATGATGCTAAAATAGTTAATAAATATTTTCAACAATATTTGTATATTCATTAAAAAAATAATGAATATAACAAAAAAAATTGGAATATATATTAGATAAATAATTCACAATATAATAATAGCGCTTACAACATGGTGCAATATATTCGCTTAAGTGTATAATGATGTATATATAGCATTTATAATGTCTGAATAACAGTTATTTTTTTTATTATTATTGTTATCCTAAGTGTGTCGAAGAGATAATTAAAATTACTTAGGAGGTTTTTAAAAATGAGTCGCCCTATTAATGTTTATTCAGAGATTGGTAAGTTAAAATCCGTTTTACTGCATCGTCCAGGTAAAGAATTGGAAAATTTAATGCCCGATTATTTGGAAAGGCTATTATTTGATGATATTCCATTTTTAGAACAAGCTCAAAAAGAACATGATAATTTTGCAAAATTATTACAGTCAAAAGGTATTGAAACGCTTTATTTAGAAGACTTAGCTGCGGAATCATTGGTTAATGACGAAATTCGTACACAATTTATTGATCAATATTTAGAGGAAGCTAATATTAAAAGTGATACTGCTCGCGAAAAAGCTCGTGAATTATTATTATCATTTGATAATAATCGTGATTTAATCGATAAAACAATGGCAGGAATGCAAAAAGTTGAGTTACCAAAATTTGAAGTGAAAAATTTAACTGATATGGTTGAATCAGATTATCCATTTGTCATCGATCCAATGCCAAACTTATATTTTACGCGCGATAATTTTGCGACAATTGGTCATGCTGTATCGCTTAACAGAATGTATGCAATTACACGAAATCGTGAATCAATTTTTGCTGAATACATATTTAAATATCACCCACGTTTTGCTGGTAAAGATGTTCCATTGGTATACGATCGTGAACAACCGACACGTATTGAAGGTGGAGATGAATTAGTTCTTTCTAAAGATGTATTAGCTGTTGGGATTTCTCAAAGAACAGATGCAGCATCTATTCAAAAATTAGCAGAAAATATTTTTAAAGAAAACATTGGGTTTAAGCACATTTTAGCTTTTGATATTGGTGAACGTCGTAAATTTATGCATTTAGATACAGTATTTACAATGGTAGATTATGATAAATTCTCAATTCATCCAGAAATTGAAGGAGACTTAGTTGTTTATTCAATCTCGGAAGGTCAAAATGGTGGATTAGATATTATTCGTGAAGAAGATACGTTAGAGAATATTTTATGTAAATATTTACATATAGATAAAGTTAAATTAATTCGTTGTGGTGGTAATAATATTACCGCAGCTGCGAGAGAGCAATGGAATGATGGTTCAAATACATTGACAATCGCACCTGGTGAAGTAATTGTGTATGATCGTAATACTATAACAAATAAATTATTGGAAGAAGCAGGCGTTAAATTAAATTATATACCAGGTAGTGAACTAGTTCGTGGTCGTGGTGGCCCAAGATGTATGAGTATGCCATTAGTGAGAGAAGATATTTAATAAAACTAAAATTAGGGGTGTAAGATATGAATTCAGTATTTCAAGGTCGTAGCTTATTAGCAGAAAAAGATTTTACTCGTGCAGAAATTGAATATTTAATTGATTTTGGGATTCATCTAAAAGATTTAAAAAAACGAGGTATTCCACATCGCTATTTAGAAGGAAAAAATATTGCGCTTTTATTTGAAAAGACATCAACACGAACACGTGCGGCTTTTACGGTTGCAGCAGTTGACTTAGGAGCTCAACCAGAATATTTAGGTAAAAATGATATTCAATTAGGAAAAAAAGAATCAGTTGAAGATACTGCGATTGTTTTAGGAAGTATGTTTGATGGTATTGAGTTCCGTGGTTTCAGCCAAGAAGTTGTTGAAGGATTAGCAAAATACTCTGGAGTACCAGTTTGGAATGGTTTAACTGACGAATGGCATCCAACTCAAATGATTGCTGATTTTATGACAATTAAAGAAAATTTTGGTCACTTAGAAGGAATCAATCTAGTATACGCTGGTGATGGACGTAATAATATGGCTAATAGTTTACTCGTAACAGGTGCAATTTTAGGTGTTAATGTTAGAATTTGTGCACCAAAAGAATTATTCCCAACACAAGAAGTAATTGATTATGCAAATAAATTTGCGGCAGAATCTGGTAGTAAATTAGTTATTACTGATGATGTTTCTGAAGCAGCTAAAGATGCTAACGTTCTTTATACAGATGTCTGGGTATCTATGGGTGAGGAAGATAAATTTGAAGAACGTGTTAATTTATTAAAACCATATCAAGTTAATATGGATATGTTAAAAGCAACAGGTAATATGGATGGGGATTTAATTGTTTTACACTGTTTACCTGCTTTCCATGATACTGAAACAGAGTATGGAAAAATGGTTGAAGAAAAATTTGGTGTATCTGAGATGGAAATTACAGATGAAGTCTTTAGAAGTAAATATGCTCGTCAATTTGAAGAAGCAGAAAATAGAATGCATTCAATTAAGGCGATTATGGCAGCTACACTAGGTAACTTATTTATACCAAAAGTATAACAATTAGCTAGTAGAAAACAGCATGATAGATAATTCTCATGCTGTTTTCTTTAAAATATAAGTGGAAAGAGGAGTAGTCATGGAAAAAAAAGTTGTCGTAGCTTTAGGTGGAAATGCGATTCTTTCAGACGATGCAAGTGCTCAAGCACAACAAGAAGCATTAATTAAGACATCCAAACATTTAGTGAATTTAGTCAAAAGCGATTATAAATTAATTATTTCTCACGGAAATGGTCCGCAAGTAGGTAATTTGTTATTGCAACAACAAGCAGCCAATTCAGAAAAAAATCCTGCTATGCCGTTAGATACTTGTGTGGCCATGACTCAAGGTAGTATTGGATATTGGTTATCGAATGCAATGGCTAATGAATTAAAGGCAGTTGGAATTGAAAAAGAAGTTGCCACTATTGTGACACAAGTTGTTGTCGATCCAAAAGATCCAGCATTTGAAAATCCAACAAAACCTATTGGTCCTTTTTTAACCGAAGAGCTTGCCAAAGAAGAAGCCGAAAAGACAGGTGCTATTTTTAAAGAAGATGCGGGACGTGGTTGGCGTAAAGTAGTAGCAAGTCCAAAACCAATTGGTATTCATGAAGCTCACGTTATTAATACACTTGTTGATAATGGCGTTATTACCATTTCTTGTGGTGGTGGTGGCATTCCAGTTGTTGGGGAAAATTTACAAGGTGTTGAAGCAGTTATTGATAAAGACTTTGCTTCAGAAAAGTTAGCACATTTAGTTCAGGCAGATAAGTTCATTATCTTAACTGGAGTAGATTATGTTTATATTAATTATGGTAAAGAAAATGAACAAAAATTGACCAATGTTAGCGTAGTAGAGTTGGAAAATTTTGCTGCAGAGGGTCACTTTGCTCCAGGTAGCATGTTACCTAAAATTGAAGCTGCTATTCAATTCGCTAAAAACAACCCTGGAAAAGAAGCGATTATAACATCATTAGATTGTTTAGAAGCTATCTCAGATGATGAATCAGTTGGAACAGTTATTACGCTATAAAACATACGTTTTAATAGTGTCGATAGCTGAGTTAACGAGGAGAAGATAAAACAATGACAATAGAAGAAATTGGTAGACATCAGAAAGATTTTTGTTATATTTCAGATCAAGATATTAAAAAAATGCAGTCTGTTAGCATCGTCCGAAGTTATAAAAAAGGTCAAGTACTATTTGATCCAGGCGATACAATTAATGCAGTCTATTTTTTGAAATCAGGTGTAATACGACTAGAAAAAACTGACCCTACATGCACTTTTTTTTATTTGCATTATATAAAATCAAAGCAACTATTTCCTAGAGTGGGATTATTTACGGATAAGCACCATTTTTACTCAGCTATTGCACATACTGATATTGAAGTAATATCAATACCTATAGACATTTTCTCGGATATTTTAAGTAATAACAGTTATCAACTGAAATACTGGATTACCAAGCAGTCTGAAATGTTAAAATTACAAATTATAAAAATTCAAAAAGGGACATTAAATAATGCTGATACCCGTGTAACAGCTACGCTAGCATTGCTATGTAAAGAGTTAGGTGAAAAACAGTACCCACGTGGTAATGTAACAATTCCTTGTCCTGTCACTATTAATCAAATTTCACAGGCTAGCGGTACAACTCGTGAAACGACAAGCACAATTATTAAAAAATTGATTAAAGAGAAAAGAATAACCTATAGTCACAAATATTTAAACTTTTTAGACGCTAAATATTTTACCGATTTTTTGGTTGATTAAGTTTCCTAAAAAATTTTAAATGAAAGGAGTAGTATAATAATTTTAAATTATTATACACTAACGTTATGGCTAAAGAAAAGAAAAAAAGGAGAGAACTGTCCTCCTTTAGTATATTATTCATTATTATTATTGTATTAGGTATTATTACCAAATTATTGAATGGTCAGAGTTTTACACCACAAGATATTGATGGAACCATGGTTGATCATGTGGTAGGAGCTCATTTATATGACATCGTTATGGCGCCATTTAATGGCTTTAAAGATGCTATTGATATTAGTATATTTATCTTAGTGTTAGGTGGTTTTTTAAATCTAGTGACACAAACGGGTGCATTAGAAGCAGGTATTCAGCACGTTGTAAAAAAATTAAAAGGCAATGAATTAATGATTATCGCTATTTTAATGTTTTTATTCTCAATTGGTGGCTCAACTTATGGAATGTCAGAAGAAACCATTCCGTTCTATAGTTTATTAGCAGTAACGATGGTTGCTGCTGGCTTTGATACGATTGTTACTATTGGAACAGTTCTATTAGGTTCTGGTGCTGGGGTAATTGGTTCAACGGTTAACCCATTTTCAACAGGGGTAGCTATGGATGCTTTAAATGGAATTGGTATTAAACCAAATGCAGTTATCATTATTGCAGTTGGTGGTGTTATTTGGTTTACGACAACAATGTATTGTATCTACGTCGTAATGAGTTATGCTAAGAAAGTTAAAGCGGATCGTGGCTCAACGATTTTATCCTTACAAGAACAAAAAGATATGGATGAAGAATTTTTAAAAGATGATTCAAAAGAAATACCGTTTACAAAAAAACATAAAATTATTTTATCATTGTTTGCTTTCTGTTTCTTAGTTATGATTGTTTCTTTGATTCCTTGGGGAGAATTTGGTGTAACAATTTTTAATAACTGGACAGCATTTTTAACAGGTAATAGTTTTGGTGATTGGTATTTTGGTGACTTAGCAATGTGGTTCTTTATCATGGGATTAGCTATCGCTATTGTGAACCGTTTCTCAGAAAAAGAAATTGTTAGTACATTTATTCAAGGTTCTTCTGATATGCTATCAGTTGTATTAATTATTGTTGTGGCACGTGGGGCATCCTCTTTAATGTCGACAACACATCTAGATTTGTATATTTTAGATAAAGCAGCATCACTGTTAGGTACACTATCACCAATTCTCTTTGTAATTGGCGCGTATATACTGTATTTATTATTATCATTCCTAATACCATCAACATCCGGATTAGCTTATGTGTCTATACCAGTAATGGGAGCGCTTGCACAAAAAGTAGGTATGAGTCCAGATGTAATGGTTATGATTTTTGCTTCTGGTTGTGGTTTAGTTAACTTAGTAACACCAACATCTGGAGTAGTCATGGGAGGGTTACAAATTACAAAAGTTAATTACTCAACATGGACAAAATTTATGATGAAACCGTTAATTGTAATTGGTGTGATGAACGTAATTATTTTAATTGTATCAATGTTGCTAGTTTAAACTAGCAACTAAGTGAGTCTTTTGGTATAATGCTAGTAATAGATTAAGTACTTATTTGATACTAATTATTGATAAAGCGATTTTGGGATAGTGAAAGCCAAGACAATACAAATAGGGAAGCGCAACTATCGATTATTCATATAAACATTTAAATGACAAGTGGCTGTTTTACAGCAAAAAGAGTGGCACCGCGGATATATAATTCGTCTCTTATTATTTTTATTAGGAAAATAATAAGAGGCGGATTTTTTAGTATCATTAAATTAATTAAAAACATAAAGGAGAATACAGTATGGATTATAAAAAACAAATAGCAGAAGATTTACATCACATTCTAGGGGAGTCACTAAGTTATGAAGAAATTTATAGTTTACTAGAAGTGCCTAAACTAAGCGCTAATGGTGATTTTTCTTTCCCAACTTTTTCATTAGCAAAACTATATCGTAAAGCCCCAAATATGATTGCTGAAGAGTTGTCTGAAAAAATAGCAACTAAACATTATGAAAAAGTTGCACCAGCTGGTGGTTACTTGAATTTCTTTTTAGAAAAAGGTCCTGTTGTTAATGAAGTTTTAAATGTTATCATGACTGAAAAAGAGCATTATGGTGATAGTAATGAAGGGAACAATAAAAATGTACCAATTGATTTATCTTCCCCAAATATCGCTAAACCAATCTCAATGGGACACTTACGTTCGACTGTTATTGGAAATTCTATTTCGGAAATTTATAGTAAAATTGGTTATTCACCCATTAAAATCAATTATATTGGTGACTGGGGAACTCAATTTGGTAAACTAATTGTTGGCTATAAAAAATGGGGTAGTGAAGAAGCCGTTAAAGCTAATCCAATTCAAGAGTTACTAAAATTATACGTACAATTCCATGAAGAAGCAGAAGAAGATCCCGAATTAGAAGTACAAGGTCGTGAATGGTTTAAAAAATTAGAAGACGGCGATGAAGAAGCAGTTGCATTATGGGAATGGTTTAGATCAGAATCATTAAGCGAATTCCAACGTATCTACGATATGCTGGGTATTACGTTTGATTCATATAATGGTGAATCATTCTACAACGATAAAATGGATCGCGTAATTGATTTATTAGAAGAGAAAAATTTATTGAAACCAGACAAAGGTGCAGACATTGTTGATTTAGAAAAATATGACTTAAACCCGGCTTTAATTCGTAAGTCAGATGGAGCAACACTTTACTTAACTCGTGATTTAGCATCAGCTTTGTATCGAATTGAAAACTATGATTTTGTTCAAGCTTTATACGTGGTTGGTAATGAACAATCGATTCATTTCAAACAATTAAAAGCTGTTTTAACAGAAATGGGCTATGATTGGGCAAAAAATATTCACCATATTCCTTTTGGCTTAATTACGCAAGGTGGGAAAAAATTATCAACGCGTAAGGGGAAAGTTGTTTTACTTGAAGAAGTTCTGAATGAAGCCGTGGATTC containing:
- a CDS encoding s-methyl-5-thioribose-1-phosphate isomerase is translated as MLKRADEGMPFLLKYEHVAWYENGTVKILDRRIYPTEVLFVTCSSHKEVAQAIKDMVTQSAGPYTAAGMGMALAAYECREKATVEQLNYLQQAAKTIGMARPTTANRMLQITNTCVALANNALLNGKSPISAIVNGTIDSLNRRYTIMDKVGHYLLKQVPRGGTILTQCFGETIIGTLLRAAKSKNHDMKVYCAETRPYLQGARLTASCAQDLGFDTTVITDNMVAYAMENKEISLFTSAADTIARDGHIANKIGTNQIAILAQFYQIPYFVTGIPDQDKFGRQDIIIEERDPQQVLECRGIKNTLPGVKGIYPSFDITPPNRISGIVTDKGIYAPYDLSSYFDTKAVQFY
- a CDS encoding Crp/Fnr family transcriptional regulator, which translates into the protein MTIEEIGRHQKDFCYISDQDIKKMQSVSIVRSYKKGQVLFDPGDTINAVYFLKSGVIRLEKTDPTCTFFYLHYIKSKQLFPRVGLFTDKHHFYSAIAHTDIEVISIPIDIFSDILSNNSYQLKYWITKQSEMLKLQIIKIQKGTLNNADTRVTATLALLCKELGEKQYPRGNVTIPCPVTINQISQASGTTRETTSTIIKKLIKEKRITYSHKYLNFLDAKYFTDFLVD
- a CDS encoding YfcC family protein, producing MAKEKKKRRELSSFSILFIIIIVLGIITKLLNGQSFTPQDIDGTMVDHVVGAHLYDIVMAPFNGFKDAIDISIFILVLGGFLNLVTQTGALEAGIQHVVKKLKGNELMIIAILMFLFSIGGSTYGMSEETIPFYSLLAVTMVAAGFDTIVTIGTVLLGSGAGVIGSTVNPFSTGVAMDALNGIGIKPNAVIIIAVGGVIWFTTTMYCIYVVMSYAKKVKADRGSTILSLQEQKDMDEEFLKDDSKEIPFTKKHKIILSLFAFCFLVMIVSLIPWGEFGVTIFNNWTAFLTGNSFGDWYFGDLAMWFFIMGLAIAIVNRFSEKEIVSTFIQGSSDMLSVVLIIVVARGASSLMSTTHLDLYILDKAASLLGTLSPILFVIGAYILYLLLSFLIPSTSGLAYVSIPVMGALAQKVGMSPDVMVMIFASGCGLVNLVTPTSGVVMGGLQITKVNYSTWTKFMMKPLIVIGVMNVIILIVSMLLV
- a CDS encoding L-fuculose-phosphate aldolase — protein: MKYLELRKNLVDYGKKMITDSLTTGTGGNLSLFIREDEVMLITPSGIPYHETTPSDIVLMTLDGTIIDSHRTPSSEYDMHRIFYQKSPKINAVVHTHSEYATVFACLQEEIMPLHYIIGSIGKKVRCCPYETFGTPELAEVAYETIGTDKGLLLGNHGTIAVGENLKDAFSVAKDIEFMAKLYYRARSIGEPVLLTDSQLEDVIDKFDTYGQLRTYGQK
- the argS gene encoding arginine--tRNA ligase; this translates as MDYKKQIAEDLHHILGESLSYEEIYSLLEVPKLSANGDFSFPTFSLAKLYRKAPNMIAEELSEKIATKHYEKVAPAGGYLNFFLEKGPVVNEVLNVIMTEKEHYGDSNEGNNKNVPIDLSSPNIAKPISMGHLRSTVIGNSISEIYSKIGYSPIKINYIGDWGTQFGKLIVGYKKWGSEEAVKANPIQELLKLYVQFHEEAEEDPELEVQGREWFKKLEDGDEEAVALWEWFRSESLSEFQRIYDMLGITFDSYNGESFYNDKMDRVIDLLEEKNLLKPDKGADIVDLEKYDLNPALIRKSDGATLYLTRDLASALYRIENYDFVQALYVVGNEQSIHFKQLKAVLTEMGYDWAKNIHHIPFGLITQGGKKLSTRKGKVVLLEEVLNEAVDSIRQQIEEKNPDLENKDEVAHQVGIGSVIFHDLKNDRMNSFDFNLEDVIQFEGETGPYVQYTRSRCESILRKSDWHNDGKKEVLTLNDPDSWEVVKSLNNFPSKVEEAAVKYEPSVIAKYVIDLSQKFNKYYSKHKILVDDDQKEARLALVYSVSVVIKESLRLLGIQSPDMM
- a CDS encoding ArgR family transcriptional regulator, which produces MIKRLISENDISKQSELMELLEKEDIQTTQATISRDIRELNIIKNHNDKNKSYYRLLNNSVLGKNKLTDEERLINAIVETGVSLRQIEFTNLLTVLPGNGQVVGVLIDSIRTNFTEIVGCVAGDDTILILSENKDDAKIVNKYFQQYLYIH
- the arcC gene encoding carbamate kinase codes for the protein MEKKVVVALGGNAILSDDASAQAQQEALIKTSKHLVNLVKSDYKLIISHGNGPQVGNLLLQQQAANSEKNPAMPLDTCVAMTQGSIGYWLSNAMANELKAVGIEKEVATIVTQVVVDPKDPAFENPTKPIGPFLTEELAKEEAEKTGAIFKEDAGRGWRKVVASPKPIGIHEAHVINTLVDNGVITISCGGGGIPVVGENLQGVEAVIDKDFASEKLAHLVQADKFIILTGVDYVYINYGKENEQKLTNVSVVELENFAAEGHFAPGSMLPKIEAAIQFAKNNPGKEAIITSLDCLEAISDDESVGTVITL
- the arcA gene encoding arginine deiminase: MSRPINVYSEIGKLKSVLLHRPGKELENLMPDYLERLLFDDIPFLEQAQKEHDNFAKLLQSKGIETLYLEDLAAESLVNDEIRTQFIDQYLEEANIKSDTAREKARELLLSFDNNRDLIDKTMAGMQKVELPKFEVKNLTDMVESDYPFVIDPMPNLYFTRDNFATIGHAVSLNRMYAITRNRESIFAEYIFKYHPRFAGKDVPLVYDREQPTRIEGGDELVLSKDVLAVGISQRTDAASIQKLAENIFKENIGFKHILAFDIGERRKFMHLDTVFTMVDYDKFSIHPEIEGDLVVYSISEGQNGGLDIIREEDTLENILCKYLHIDKVKLIRCGGNNITAAAREQWNDGSNTLTIAPGEVIVYDRNTITNKLLEEAGVKLNYIPGSELVRGRGGPRCMSMPLVREDI
- the argF gene encoding ornithine carbamoyltransferase, whose product is MNSVFQGRSLLAEKDFTRAEIEYLIDFGIHLKDLKKRGIPHRYLEGKNIALLFEKTSTRTRAAFTVAAVDLGAQPEYLGKNDIQLGKKESVEDTAIVLGSMFDGIEFRGFSQEVVEGLAKYSGVPVWNGLTDEWHPTQMIADFMTIKENFGHLEGINLVYAGDGRNNMANSLLVTGAILGVNVRICAPKELFPTQEVIDYANKFAAESGSKLVITDDVSEAAKDANVLYTDVWVSMGEEDKFEERVNLLKPYQVNMDMLKATGNMDGDLIVLHCLPAFHDTETEYGKMVEEKFGVSEMEITDEVFRSKYARQFEEAENRMHSIKAIMAATLGNLFIPKV